The sequence below is a genomic window from Synechococcus sp. PCC 7335.
AAGCAAAGGAATTTGCCAGTTGTGCAGCATTAAAAAAGGCAGCGGGTCGTCAGGGCTAAGGACAGCATCGGTTCCAACGGTGACTTTGTTCCACCAGGTACTAAAGTCATTGACAGAACGAATACTGAGTAACCTCCAAAGCTCGTGGTAAGTCCAGTAGGTTGGCTGGCTATTAGGTAGTGGTGTGATAGGTGGCTCGTTAGGTTCACTGTCGGTGAGATAAGCTCTAGCGACGCCAGGGTGATCGTGGAACATGGTAATGGCCGAATGCAGGCGAGGGTTACACTCGATGGGGTAGACCTGAGCGTTTTCAGTTTGAACCAGGTCAAAACAGATTTGACCTGTGAGGTTCATTTCTCGAATGAAGGTCTCTACCCATCGATAGAGCGCAGGATTATCAACCTGTTCGTAATTGATCTGAAATGGAGAAGATTTTGAGCAGCAGTGGAGTCTGATCTTCCCTTTACGAGCAGTGGCGTGAAAGCAGTATTCTTGACCGCGAATGAATTCTTGCATCACCCAAGGTTTATCTTCGCTGATAGGAAGCGATCGCACATAATCCTCCATGCCTTCAAACGGCAATTTAGTCAGATCTAGCCTCAGCACCGAATCGTAGGGAATGCTCTTGATAATGTACTGACGGCCATCACTTTCAAAATCAAACGCTAGGATCTGCTGCGGATCGGTGATCCGAAAGACTTTAGGCGCAGACAGACCCAGTGTCGCAGCTTTGCTACAAAAGGCGTGCTTGTCATCCAAAAGCGCAGTTTCTTCCGGATCTAGATGAAGAGACTCGCAGTAGGGCGAGAGCGCTACTTTGGCAAGAGAATCATAATAGCTAGCAACCGGACTAGAAACAGGAATAAACAGATCGATATCGTGGTCTCTTGCAATTTCTACGAGCGCCTGACAATAGCCAGTACTGTCTTTCTCTGGAGCAGGGACCGTGAAAAATTGCTTAACAGATCTAGAGAACCGATGTCCGCTCAGCCAGTACTTATGGGTTTCGACCAAATATACTTCATGGCCATCGCGATGAAAAGAGCGAGCGAGCTGCAGCGCTTTCGTCATTTTCGCACCCGTAATGAGGATTCTCTTGCTTTCGAGCACCGTTTGGGTATTTTCGTTAGGCAGTTTCAACTGCCGCTTTGAACCTACTTTCTCGTAAAGAGCATTTACTGCAATAGATGAGAGAATCAGGCTGACGTTTAGCGGCAGTAAGAGCAGCAGCAAGCACAGCGTGCCTACATTTTTGAAGAATACTAGCAAGAAGTTGGTGAGAAGATTAGCGCTAGGCTGTGGTGGGGCTAGAACCTGTGACATATGATTTTTGTTGCTGTGTTTTAGCTTGCTGGCTCTGGCTTACTCTGCTCTTGGCTATACAGGCCTATCAGAACGCCGCTTGATCAAGGTGAAGCCATCTCGAATAGGTAGCATCACCTGTTCTATTCGGTCGTCTTCAGTAAGGAATTGATTAAACTGGGTAATCGCTTCTCCATTAGCGGTTCGACTAGTCTTATCAAGGTAAGGCTGACCTTGCATTAACGTATTGTCTATGCAGATAAATCCATCAGGTGTCAGTAGCGAAGACTCCAGCAGAAGATTGACATAGTCGATGTAGCCACCCTTGTCTGCGTCGATAAAGGCTATGTCAAAAGATTCGCCCGCTGTGGCCAATTCACGCAGCGTTTCTGCAGCAGGAGCAACTTTTACCTGAATTTTATCGCCGTGCGAGGAGGCCTCAAAACATCGCTGGGCAAACTTTGCAGCGTAGGCGTCCACTTCACAGGCAATCAACAAACCGTCTTCGGGCAGGGCCTCTGCGATCGCCAACGCGGAATATCCGGTAAACATACCAATCTCTAGCACTCGCTTAGATTGGCTGATCGCCACTAACATCTTCAAGAACTGTCCTTCAATATGACCTGAGAGCATCTCTTGCTCTAGTTCTTTGACCGTCGCACCACTATCAAAGTGTTTACTCCAGTCTTCCTGCTGTGTGGCTTTGGCTAGCTGTGCTAGGGCAGGAGACTCAGCCGTCGTACAAGCTTCTAGATAAGGATCAAGACCAGCGGCTAGACGAGTCGTCTGTGATAGATCTGCTTTAAATTGAGCAGTAACGGACTCGGTTTCAGCAGCCGATTGAAGCCGTTCTAGTTGCTCTACGAGTATGCCGTGCGGAGTAACCGGCCGGGCTACTGGCCAGGCTGTCTCCTTAGGAGATGTAGGTCTAATTGTCATAAGTCGATCGATTAAATTGAGCCAGTAAGTTGAACCAGTGAGCTGGGCTAGTCCAATCGGAGCAGTTTTCCTCTGTAGCATCAGCTACTTTGCCCCATACATTAATTTTTAGGGAGAAACCTTTGGTATGAAAGTGGTATAAAAGTGATATAAAAGCGCAGAGTGTTTGGCAAGGATGCGTGAGCACAGACGTGTCTTTGGGCCAAGTATCCGACGCTAGCCATACACGCTCTAAGCACATTTTCTGCATAAACGTTCTTCATGAACGTCCTCACTCGGTTACGAGCTACCTCTTCTGCTAGGATAGATTTCTACAGATGCAGTCTCTAGCGCCTCTAGGTAGAGAGATACCCAAAGAGACGGCACGAATTTTAGTCTCTAAGTCTCAAATGAGAACTACGCTATCGATAGCGCCCCTAGAGAGCTTTCTTCCTCTAGTAGTAAGGGCGAGGAGAGCGGTTGACCAACCGTAGAAGGATCTTCTAGCCCCACATCGCTACAGTGGGGTTCAACTCCCCAACCGCCTCTGGGGTAGCTAGCGCAAATGTCGGTATAGTCATCAATGGCCTGGAACAAATCCGCTTTGCTCAACTCGTTCAAATAGCCACACTGACCTATCTCACCCTTAGGTAAGGGCGCCACCAAGTTCTGACCTCGTTTTTGATAGATCTTCTGCTGCGAAGCCCACAACGTCTCTTTGTTATTAAGAACGTCATGCCACAAGCTCAGACCAAATGAGCTAATCAAAGTCATAATTCGATGGAATTCAGCTTCACTAATCCAGTTCATACGACAGCTAAGATACGCGCCGAATCCCATACCAATGGCAACTGCATGACCGTGTAACAAGCCCGCCTCAATCTCAAATCCAGGAGACCAGGTATGGCCGTAGGCATGAGGACGGCATTGATGTGTTTCGTACAGGTTGTTGTATTCGGCGGCAACGTAGCTCCGAATAGCGCCACCTAAAATCTTCTGTGAAAGTGCGTTGATACTCTGATCATCTTGAGTACCCGTAGTCCCAAACCGAGTAGAGATAAGTCTGGGTCCAGCCACTTCTAAAGCTTCGAACAGTTCGATGTCTTTAATGACAGCCATTTTGATAATCTCAATGATGCCATGACGCAGCCAGCCCTCTCTAAGCGTGCTAAAGAAGAAGCGGTCGGTGATAGAAAGAATAGGGGGATGATAGGCACCAAAGAGATTTTTGTAGCCAAAACCGTCGCAACATGTCCGAGGCGATGGTCCTGCGTCAACTCCAGCCACAATAGAGGTAGAAAGCATTACATATGGAGTATTGCGATGATAAAGCGCGCAGGCTAGCCCACCTGTATCAGCTAGAACGCCACCGCCTACAAGCAAGACAGGTTCGTTACGAGAGACTCCTAATTGCTTAAACTCTCCCAGCATCTTCTCTACGGTATAGATGCCTTTGTCTACTTCCATAGCTCTATGCACCCGTTTATGTAGCGGAATATTGTGATGCGCGAAGTAGTACTCTAGTCTTTCGCCATAATACTGTTCTACGTTTTGATCAATCAGACAAACGCAGCGTCCATGTGCAATGTAAACATCTCTTAGAAGCAGGTTGTCAACATTTAGTGTGTTGTCGACGATTCTGACAGTGGTAAATGTACGGGTACTTACCACCGCTTCTACCGTTTGATCATCTGCGGTGCTTTCAACAAAACCAGCACTCTCTCTAAAACAAGATGTAGGATAGATAGCGTGTGGATTCGACTCAGTCAACTGCCCTACGAGATCTGTATAGAAGTCTTTTCGCTCCCCTTGCAAAAGATAGCTCAGCACTTTCACATCATTTAGATCAGACTGAAGCACCCGATTGGCAAGCGCATACCACTGCTCTCCTGTCGCTGAATCAAAAGCAGAGAACAGCTCAGCTAGCGTAATAAAAAACTGACCTAATGAAAAGTTAAGGCAGCTTCTTAAGCTGCGGCAGGCAGATATTCCGGCGATCGCTTCCACGGCAGCAAACTCTTCTCCCAGGTTCGCAGAGAAAGCTGGGCTGTTTATTAGCGTCAAGATTAGATTGTTGAACGCTTCCGTAGAGAAGAGTGATCTAAGATCGTTCTCTAAGCTAGAAGTAGTAGCTAGTGGCTTGGCTTTTTGATGGGCTATAAAAGCCTGAAATACAGAAGCGACGGGCATAGGAGCAATAGAAGTGGTCATATCTGAGCTAGATAGCGACTGATGCACAAACGACGAGAGAACTACCCCTAAAGACAAGCAAATTCAATTAAAGATGACAAGAACTTGATACATTCCTCCTCAACCAGCGTCTTAGAATTAAGTCTGCCAGCACGATGACTGGCGCACATACAAAATAATTCAGTGCAGGTAAGCTTAGAAGCTCATTTTCAAAGAAGTTATCTCGAAGCTTGGTTGAATCCTCAATCAAATTAAGCTGATCTACTTAGATCGTTCTAGTAGTTAATCTTTTTCTTTAAACGTTTAGTTATTCTGTTGTTAAAGCAGTTGTACGGACTGCATTTAAGATAGCACGGTATTAAATTAGGTGGTCTAATCTAGAGAAATAATCTAGTGAAAATTCACTGTTCTCAATCTCCATAACTACGTTTTAGAGTCAATGTATCTTTAGGCAGAAAATTGCTAGACCTAAGTGGAAAAGAGCGTTTGACGGTTTCATTTGTTACAGCCATCACAAAAGCTTCTGTCACGAAGACTCTTCTGAAGAGATCTCTGGTTAGTGGAAGGGCTTTGTTCGATTGCTCGGGGATAGATTAGCTGTCTAAAGACTCACACTCACAGTAACCCTCTATAGCGAATAAACAACAGCACAGCAGACCAGCTGCCCAAGGCAACCTTAACAGCAACCAGGATATTCAATACAGGAATCCAACCGCCATATAGTAGCGTGCCTTTTGGTACCAAGTCTGGCGCCATTACCCCAGATAAGGACAGCGCTGAAAATACGATAAAAATCAGAACAGAAACTTTCTCTAAAGTCGATGCTCGCCAGCGCTGATATAGTGTTTCCATCAGCTTCGCATCAGAAACAATCACCACTAGGCCAATCGCTGTGCCTCCCGCTACACCCGCCGCAAATCCACCGCCTGGACTAAGGTGACCTCGAATGGCCAGCTCGACTGCAATCAACGCCGCAATCGTAGCGCCTAGTTTGGCTAATACAATTGACGGGTAGTCGGTGAATTGACGAATGTTACTAGCTGGCTGCTCATCAGAGAGCAAAAATCGGACGCCCATAATCGCCAGTGTAAAAACAACGACCTCGAAGATGGTGTCGTATAGCCGATTTCTAAAGATAATCCCAGAAACCGTGTTCGGAACTTCGCTTTCCTGAGCGATAGCATCAACAATTGAGACTCCAAGTGTCCCCCCAGGATCTACTGCAGTACCCATTAGCGTTACCGAAGGCAGAAAACTAGGAGAGATTAGAATCTCTATAAATAAGATGACTCCCGCAGCGAGATAGAGGTTTCTCATGATGATTCCTCCATGGTCTTGCTTGAAAGTGGTTGACTCGATTCTTGTTCTGACTTTCGAGAGGAGAAGATAGCTACGATATAGAGCGTCATCGACAGCATCGTACCGACTAGAGCCTCGGTTAGGGCTACGTCGGCGGCGCCGAACAGAGCATAGACCAGCGCGGCGATCGCACCCAAAATTCCTCTGAGTATCAGCGCCTGATAAGGGCTCGTCTGGAACACCAGCAAACCACTTACCATCGGCATTAATGCCACAATTACCAGCAGGTAGCTCTGGTCTATTAGGCTCTCTGAGAAACTCCCAAAAAGATACTCAAGCATCTAGGCCTCCTATTGTAGAATTGCCTTTCGAATTAACTGTAGGGCCAGCCGCACCGCAAACTGTACAAGAGTAAGCAAGCACGTAGCCCAAAACCGTATTCCAAACACAAAGAGAAATCAGAGCAAGCACTAACAAAGGCCATTCTCTAGGAATTCGAAACAACAGTCCGACGACAATGGCCATCGATC
It includes:
- a CDS encoding Na(+)/H(+) antiporter subunit B — encoded protein: MRNLYLAAGVILFIEILISPSFLPSVTLMGTAVDPGGTLGVSIVDAIAQESEVPNTVSGIIFRNRLYDTIFEVVVFTLAIMGVRFLLSDEQPASNIRQFTDYPSIVLAKLGATIAALIAVELAIRGHLSPGGGFAAGVAGGTAIGLVVIVSDAKLMETLYQRWRASTLEKVSVLIFIVFSALSLSGVMAPDLVPKGTLLYGGWIPVLNILVAVKVALGSWSAVLLFIRYRGLL
- a CDS encoding sedoheptulose 7-phosphate cyclase, with translation MTTSIAPMPVASVFQAFIAHQKAKPLATTSSLENDLRSLFSTEAFNNLILTLINSPAFSANLGEEFAAVEAIAGISACRSLRSCLNFSLGQFFITLAELFSAFDSATGEQWYALANRVLQSDLNDVKVLSYLLQGERKDFYTDLVGQLTESNPHAIYPTSCFRESAGFVESTADDQTVEAVVSTRTFTTVRIVDNTLNVDNLLLRDVYIAHGRCVCLIDQNVEQYYGERLEYYFAHHNIPLHKRVHRAMEVDKGIYTVEKMLGEFKQLGVSRNEPVLLVGGGVLADTGGLACALYHRNTPYVMLSTSIVAGVDAGPSPRTCCDGFGYKNLFGAYHPPILSITDRFFFSTLREGWLRHGIIEIIKMAVIKDIELFEALEVAGPRLISTRFGTTGTQDDQSINALSQKILGGAIRSYVAAEYNNLYETHQCRPHAYGHTWSPGFEIEAGLLHGHAVAIGMGFGAYLSCRMNWISEAEFHRIMTLISSFGLSLWHDVLNNKETLWASQQKIYQKRGQNLVAPLPKGEIGQCGYLNELSKADLFQAIDDYTDICASYPRGGWGVEPHCSDVGLEDPSTVGQPLSSPLLLEEESSLGALSIA
- a CDS encoding monovalent cation/H(+) antiporter subunit G; this encodes MNSLSLFCMGVGTVFWVWGSWPLLGNRGILFKLHALSVSDTLGSMAIVVGLLFRIPREWPLLVLALISLCVWNTVLGYVLAYSCTVCGAAGPTVNSKGNSTIGGLDA
- a CDS encoding O-methyltransferase, translating into MLQRKTAPIGLAQLTGSTYWLNLIDRLMTIRPTSPKETAWPVARPVTPHGILVEQLERLQSAAETESVTAQFKADLSQTTRLAAGLDPYLEACTTAESPALAQLAKATQQEDWSKHFDSGATVKELEQEMLSGHIEGQFLKMLVAISQSKRVLEIGMFTGYSALAIAEALPEDGLLIACEVDAYAAKFAQRCFEASSHGDKIQVKVAPAAETLRELATAGESFDIAFIDADKGGYIDYVNLLLESSLLTPDGFICIDNTLMQGQPYLDKTSRTANGEAITQFNQFLTEDDRIEQVMLPIRDGFTLIKRRSDRPV